From Paenibacillus sp. PvR098:
TAACGGGCCTGATATGTCCTCCACTTGAACCCATTCGTCTGCGGAGCGATGTTGGCTGATGCTTACCATTCCTAGATCTTGCTTTTCGCGGGCGGCGTCTTCAATAGCGTTTTGCATCTTTTGAACCAGCAAATCTCGCTGTTCCGCACCCACAAAGATCCAGGCCCAGCTCCGATGCTGAGTGGTAATGACCGTTTCTGCAAGCCACACTCTAATTTGATTTCCCGGTCCGGTCAAAAATAAAAAACTAGAGGTCAAAAAAGTGAAAAGAGCGATCCCAAAGAGTGTTCTCTTCAGCCTGCCCCAGCTTCGGATCCTTTGCAAGACAGTAACCAATCGTAGTCTCTCCCATATGAAATAATCGAAATGAACAATGGTCAAATTAAATTTGCTTTCACATTCTATCATATTGAAGTACCTATTAACAGAGTTTGCTAGAGTCAGATAGACGCTCCTCTGGCAATGTAACCGCTTTGAGAAAATACCGCGTTTTGGTAGAATGTTGTTAAGTCTATGGATGGAGGAAGTTACGTGATCTTGAAAAAATACAGTTTTTTTGGCATCACGCTGGAAATGATACTTGTAATGGGGCTGTTCTTTGTCCTGCTTTTAGTCATTTTGGCGGCGGCTAGGATCGAGTGGATGCACTATCGTAAGAAACTCACTGCCAATGGTGTCGAGGAGGATTCCTAAGATGAGCGTATGGCGCCGTAAGGGTGAATGGCTTGAATGGACGGCCGAGCAAGACGTTCATTCAATAGAAGATATCCGTCATGCATTGGCCGTAACGGTGGGAGATCGATTTCTTCAAAAGCTGTTCCGATCGAGCAATATTCAGTGGAAAGGCCGCAGGGTGATGCTTCGCTTGTTTCCTGAGGAAACCCTCCAGTATGTACCTGAATGGACAGAAGTCGAAGTGCTCTATGAGGATGATTTCAGCCTAGTGGCGAACAAGCCTGCAGGTATGAAGGTGCATCCAACACGTGATGGGGAAACGGGTACGCTGCTGCATGCGCTGGGCTCGTATCTGGAATCGACCGGACAACGCTGTCGCCCGCGTCACATTCACCGGTTGGACGAGGACACGACTGGGCCGGTGCTGCTGGCTAAGAATGAGTGGGCGCAATCTCGTTTGGATGAAGCGATGCGGGACAAGCGAGTAGAGCGGATTTATGTTGCTTTGGTACAAGGACATCCGCCTGAAAGCAGGGGGCGCATCGATGCGCCGATCGGCAGGGACCGACATCACGCGACGC
This genomic window contains:
- a CDS encoding RluA family pseudouridine synthase, which encodes MSVWRRKGEWLEWTAEQDVHSIEDIRHALAVTVGDRFLQKLFRSSNIQWKGRRVMLRLFPEETLQYVPEWTEVEVLYEDDFSLVANKPAGMKVHPTRDGETGTLLHALGSYLESTGQRCRPRHIHRLDEDTTGPVLLAKNEWAQSRLDEAMRDKRVERIYVALVQGHPPESRGRIDAPIGRDRHHATRRRVSRTGDPAVTHYEVLERLDSASLVRLRLETGRTHQIRVHMSHLGHPLLGDSLYGGRTAGMGMARQALHGEQLVFSEPFTGERMEVRATWPDDFAVLYEQLKK